A window of Eikenella corrodens contains these coding sequences:
- a CDS encoding pilus assembly protein: protein MVSRIGKRKRRGQTAPRMPMKLAAVSVLSLFSPSLMAANINIAQSPLAGVQSTYQPNIVLVPSVEYPTAGGAYSSDDFLSDDLTPWLKGYLTLKYRNGDFNRRYLGYFDSDKCYEFKADGGNNGYFYATSRAQAPDYACPKANEFSGNVLNWGTMSALDMFRKTLTGGNRVYGTGTNTDPNHGDYAEGDGAKFNSSIGINGDTFLRRARFNEGWRSDVGWGREDMAAYRTRMRFRGLNGTPDQLKRYLPHSVVDEMLSDNRRQFGYINENGTFGRENLMRFANQNIYFHNYNFGFVFARAGRNGNEIHYLYRRNSGNGLVNRYLPVVVRVCDFAPFPGEDAKFCVPYGSKYKPEGLIQAKAREGTRFAAFGFLYTRTDDVDGGVLRAPMKYLVPPPGKSSISGNPVTNTPEWDAGTGKLNPNPENAGEGNSGVINYINKFGDRQGYKDTDPSGELYYAAMRYLRIGSQDVNGSVYRGNPNDTQKDGFPAHYDWQDPLKTGFPANSKEPMCRPNTIIWIGDTNTHYDNNLPQWDMYTNAGRANSNRVSDTGSLKTGELFRQIWNWEGRPGRKWDMNRSLKEYQYLWTGEKDGHSPGGVAGLAYWAHINDTRSDIPGNQYQSNFIIDVLEGGHSKEPGSSSYNCQQRWSGGVQLPPANSQCTYGNPWYWAAKYGGFEHGGSVQRAATLTNPNQDARSWKRASTSEENNLFGNDRMPRNFALGNSPENMAAALRRAFTRAGDFARPTQAAPTFTTPPGQKTDLKSGQSTEIISTTYDFTKLTGDVVSERQQMVNNKLQPVGGILWSASGKIGARFHNGSNYANRQVFVRNRGNGFVRFNTANKSNFASSVSGTGSLSDNDVINYTLGDNSKEAAAMARTRDKILGTMVSPTVALVSPIPASERPMGCSYTVDPNTRPRHYVVSANDGMVHVLDASGEEKMALMLSTALPWLDDYASPSYVHRYLNDGTPSVTETCLADGKAHSVAIGSAGKGGAAVYALDVTDLSSPGEGNLMWEFTNADDSDLGVGVGVPYVAKNKDGKAIAIFNSGYNNPSDRGHIFVLNVDRPRGGSWGGQYQKIPLGRAGVGDVLVLDSNKDGVPERLYAGDYDGNLWRVDYNRTTGAWTPSKLYAAPAGSPPMTTRPAAHKDPGGKTYVIAGTGQYMTADALDRNQQNYVYGFFDDGSTVTGHGQLLRQSIGGQASGDASAITRSNAAAFTISQNALSGSEKGWFIELPAGQIVTAPAIIYREQVAMFQAVSRRSNPNPTSCSLSGSTSFINVDLKNGGLFGKPVFDTNGDGVFDEKDAKTGMITFYDNIAVTSAMSLAQTANGEATVLAAMGDTGQMSLAMNPLEKPRPPQDSKGIVRRISWQEIF, encoded by the coding sequence CTGAAATACAGGAATGGTGATTTCAACCGCCGTTATCTGGGCTATTTTGATTCGGACAAATGCTACGAGTTTAAAGCCGACGGTGGTAATAACGGCTATTTCTATGCCACTTCCCGCGCGCAAGCTCCTGATTATGCTTGCCCCAAGGCAAATGAGTTCAGCGGCAACGTGCTGAACTGGGGGACCATGTCCGCCTTGGATATGTTCCGTAAAACCCTCACCGGCGGTAATCGCGTCTACGGTACGGGTACCAATACCGACCCCAATCATGGCGATTATGCCGAAGGCGATGGGGCGAAATTTAATTCAAGCATAGGGATCAATGGCGATACCTTCCTGCGCCGCGCCAGATTCAACGAAGGCTGGAGAAGCGATGTTGGTTGGGGGCGTGAGGATATGGCCGCCTACCGTACCCGTATGCGTTTCCGCGGGCTCAATGGGACTCCGGATCAATTGAAACGCTATCTGCCGCATTCGGTGGTCGATGAAATGTTGTCAGATAATCGGAGACAATTCGGCTATATCAACGAAAATGGTACGTTTGGCCGTGAAAACCTCATGCGGTTTGCTAACCAAAATATCTACTTCCACAACTATAATTTTGGTTTTGTTTTTGCCCGTGCAGGAAGAAATGGTAATGAAATTCACTACTTATATAGAAGGAACTCTGGGAATGGGTTGGTAAACCGCTACCTACCGGTGGTAGTGCGCGTATGTGATTTTGCCCCTTTCCCGGGTGAAGATGCGAAATTCTGCGTGCCTTACGGTAGTAAATACAAACCAGAAGGCTTGATTCAAGCCAAGGCGCGCGAGGGTACGCGCTTCGCCGCCTTCGGCTTCCTCTACACGCGTACCGATGATGTGGACGGCGGCGTATTGCGCGCGCCGATGAAATATTTGGTTCCCCCGCCAGGTAAATCGTCTATCAGCGGCAACCCCGTTACCAATACGCCCGAATGGGATGCGGGTACGGGCAAGCTGAATCCGAACCCGGAAAATGCCGGGGAAGGCAACAGCGGCGTGATTAACTATATTAATAAATTCGGCGACCGCCAAGGCTATAAGGATACCGACCCCAGCGGCGAGCTGTATTATGCTGCAATGCGATACTTGCGAATCGGTTCTCAAGACGTAAACGGTTCGGTGTACCGCGGTAATCCCAATGATACACAAAAAGACGGTTTCCCGGCTCACTATGATTGGCAAGACCCGCTGAAAACGGGTTTCCCCGCCAATAGTAAGGAGCCGATGTGCCGTCCAAATACCATTATTTGGATCGGTGATACCAATACCCACTATGACAACAACTTACCCCAGTGGGATATGTATACAAATGCCGGTAGAGCGAACTCTAACAGGGTAAGCGATACCGGTAGCCTGAAGACCGGAGAATTGTTCAGGCAGATCTGGAATTGGGAAGGTAGGCCGGGTAGAAAGTGGGATATGAACCGTAGCCTGAAAGAGTATCAGTATTTATGGACCGGTGAAAAAGACGGACACTCCCCGGGCGGCGTGGCCGGTTTGGCCTATTGGGCGCATATCAACGATACGCGCAGCGATATCCCGGGTAACCAATATCAGAGTAACTTTATTATCGACGTATTGGAAGGCGGTCACTCTAAAGAGCCTGGTAGTTCTAGTTACAATTGTCAGCAAAGGTGGAGTGGAGGCGTCCAATTACCTCCGGCCAACTCCCAGTGTACTTATGGTAATCCGTGGTATTGGGCGGCCAAGTATGGTGGTTTTGAGCATGGCGGCAGCGTCCAACGTGCAGCAACCCTGACTAATCCTAATCAGGATGCCAGGTCTTGGAAACGGGCGTCTACTAGCGAAGAGAATAATTTGTTTGGCAACGACAGAATGCCGAGGAACTTTGCCTTGGGCAATAGTCCGGAAAATATGGCCGCTGCTCTAAGGCGTGCCTTTACCCGTGCCGGCGATTTTGCCCGTCCCACGCAGGCCGCACCGACCTTTACCACTCCTCCCGGACAGAAAACCGACCTGAAATCTGGCCAAAGCACCGAAATCATCTCAACTACTTATGATTTCACTAAGCTGACGGGTGATGTGGTGTCGGAACGCCAGCAGATGGTAAACAATAAATTGCAGCCTGTGGGCGGCATCCTTTGGTCCGCTTCGGGGAAAATAGGTGCACGCTTCCACAACGGCAGCAATTATGCCAACCGCCAAGTGTTCGTGCGCAACCGGGGCAACGGCTTCGTGCGCTTCAATACCGCCAATAAGTCCAATTTTGCCTCATCGGTTTCCGGAACCGGCAGTTTGTCGGATAACGATGTAATCAACTACACCTTGGGCGACAACAGCAAGGAAGCGGCCGCTATGGCGCGCACTCGCGACAAGATACTTGGCACGATGGTCAGCCCGACCGTGGCGTTGGTTTCGCCTATCCCGGCAAGTGAACGGCCAATGGGCTGCAGCTATACCGTTGATCCGAACACTAGGCCGAGACATTATGTGGTGAGCGCCAACGACGGTATGGTGCATGTGTTGGATGCTTCCGGCGAAGAAAAAATGGCGCTGATGCTGTCCACTGCACTGCCTTGGTTGGATGACTATGCCAGCCCGTCGTATGTGCACCGCTACCTGAACGACGGTACCCCCTCGGTGACCGAGACCTGTCTGGCGGATGGTAAGGCACACTCCGTAGCCATCGGTTCTGCAGGCAAAGGCGGTGCGGCAGTTTACGCCCTCGACGTAACCGATCTTTCGTCTCCAGGCGAAGGTAACCTGATGTGGGAATTTACCAATGCCGACGATTCCGACTTGGGCGTGGGCGTAGGCGTGCCTTATGTGGCTAAAAACAAAGACGGCAAAGCCATTGCGATTTTCAACAGCGGCTACAACAATCCCTCCGACAGAGGACATATCTTCGTTTTGAACGTGGATAGGCCGAGAGGCGGGTCTTGGGGCGGCCAATATCAGAAAATCCCATTGGGACGTGCCGGTGTCGGCGACGTACTCGTGCTGGATTCAAATAAAGACGGCGTGCCGGAAAGACTCTATGCCGGTGACTACGATGGTAATTTGTGGCGCGTAGATTACAACCGGACAACCGGGGCTTGGACGCCCAGCAAGCTGTATGCCGCTCCGGCAGGCTCTCCGCCCATGACCACCAGGCCGGCCGCCCATAAAGACCCAGGCGGTAAGACATACGTTATTGCCGGTACCGGCCAATATATGACGGCCGATGCACTTGACCGCAATCAGCAGAATTATGTTTACGGCTTCTTCGACGACGGCAGCACCGTTACCGGGCATGGGCAGTTATTGCGCCAGAGCATCGGCGGACAAGCATCAGGCGACGCAAGTGCGATCACCAGAAGTAACGCGGCTGCCTTCACAATCAGCCAAAACGCGCTGAGCGGTTCGGAAAAGGGCTGGTTTATTGAGTTGCCAGCCGGCCAGATCGTTACCGCTCCGGCCATCATTTACCGCGAACAGGTAGCAATGTTCCAAGCGGTATCGCGTAGGAGCAACCCTAATCCCACCTCCTGCTCACTGAGCGGTTCGACCTCGTTTATCAACGTGGATCTGAAAAATGGCGGCTTGTTCGGTAAGCCCGTGTTTGATACCAACGGCGACGGCGTGTTCGATGAAAAAGACGCGAAGACCGGCATGATTACTTTCTACGACAATATCGCCGTTACCAGTGCGATGTCGCTGGCTCAAACCGCCAACGGTGAGGCAACTGTGCTTGCAGCTATGGGTGATACCGGCCAAATGTCCCTTGCCATGAACCCATTGGAAAAACCACGTCCTCCGCAGGATTCTAAAGGCATTGTCCGCCGTATTTCTTGGCAGGAAATATTCTAA